Proteins encoded by one window of Lathyrus oleraceus cultivar Zhongwan6 chromosome 1, CAAS_Psat_ZW6_1.0, whole genome shotgun sequence:
- the LOC127101559 gene encoding uncharacterized protein LOC127101559, which translates to MARFRGGRLENPFEELKDLKQSETVEDYIAEFELCSSQCGRLPEQQFLGYFIGGLCHDIRSRVRTFKPHNRYVAMQLARDVEREFSKNSGHRSGSRYKPGHGSWTKSQKPNWAFCEGEGKGSAIQTQTNNYLGKTRTGLGSGSQIGSTCPTNSTTSSRPNLGDNLHRHSRGVRHLPSAEVNERRAKGLCFRCNERWDPIHQCATKQLRLIILGDDEIVNDEGEIVVLEDESEEELTQEELECKIMGLFGVSTNLNQVRTMKLEGCLQGASILVLIDSGATHNFISPKMVETLRLPMVPSNPLGVKLGDGHRVLTRGRCNGIQLNLGAVQIYFDAYVLELGGVDLILGVVWLETLGKVTMDWKEMSMVFNHKGSMVKLLGQAVDDTMATFQSIITPSRMRADCEWPTLMEVLGSPVSRVSDHQTEELGGLLDRFIIVFKEIQGLPPPRNTSHSIELLHGAGPVSVRPYRYSHLHKDEIEKQIQSLMQQGVVRNNTGAFSSPVILVKKKDQSWRMRLDYRALNKVTIQDKYPTLVVDELLDELHGCSYFSKLDLKSGYHQIRMKE; encoded by the coding sequence ATGGCGAGATTTAGAGGAGGGCGTTTGGAGAACCCCTTCGAAGAACTCAAGGATTTGAAGCAATCTGAGACGGTGGAGGATTACATCGCCGAATTTGAATTGTGTTCATCTCAGTGTGGAAGGTTACCAGAACAACAATTTCTGGGCTATTTTATTGGTGGTTTATGTCATGACATCCGTTCTCGGGTAAGAACATTCAAGCCGCACAACCGGTATGTGGCGATGCAATTGGCACGTGATGTGGAACGTGAATTTTCTAAAAATTCAGGTCATAGATCTGGTTCACGTTACAAACCGGGTCATGGCTCTTGGACAAAATCTCAAAAACCTAATTGGGCTTTTTGCGAAGGGGAAGGAAAGGGATCTGCAATTCAGACCCAGACTAATAACTATTTGGGCAAAACACGTACTGGTTTGGGTTCGGGATCTCAAATCGGGTCAACATGCCCTACTAATTCTACAACATCTTCTCGCCCAAATTTAGGTGACAATTTGCACCGTCATTCTCGTGGTGTCCGCCATCTACCAAGTGCAGAGGTTAATGAGCGTCGTGCGAAAGGACTCTGTTTTCGTTGCAATGAACGATGGGATCCTATCCATCAATGTGCAACAAAACAGTTACGATTGATTATCTTGGGGGATGATGAAATTGTCAACGATGAAGGAGAGATTGTCGTGTTAGAGGATGAGTCGGAAGAAGAGCTCACACAAGAGGAATTAGAATGTAAAATTATGGGACTGTTTGGTGTATCCACTAATCTAAACCAGGTCCGAACGATGAAATTGGAGGGATGTTTACAAGGTGCATCTATTCTGGTTCTTATTGACAGTGGAGCCACACATAATTTCATATCCCCTAAGATGGTGGAAACCCTCAGATTGCCTATGGTGCCTTCTAATCCCTTGGGTGTTAAGTTAGGAGATGGTCATCGTGTCCTAACTAGGGGTAGATGCAATGGAATTCAGCTGAACTTGGGAGCGGTGCAGATTTATTTTGATGCTTATGTACTAGAGTTAGGAGGTGTGGATTTGATTTTGGGAGTTGTGTGGCTGGAAACTTTGGGGAAGGTGACCATGGATTGGAAAGAAATGTCTATGGTGTTCAACCATAAGGGTAGTATGGTGAAATTACTTGGTCAAGCTGTAGATGATACGATGGCTACATTCCAAAGCATTATCACTCCTTCTCGAATGAGAGCAGACTGTGAATGGCCTACCTTGATGGAGGTGCTAGGATCACCGGTGTCACGTGTCTCTGATCATCAGACTGAGGAGTTGGGAGGATTGTTGGATCGTTTTATTATTGTGTTTAAAGAAATTCAAGGTCTTCCTCCGCCAAGAAACACTAGCCATTCAATTGAACTTTTACATGGTGCTGGTCCGGTAAGTGTGCGACCTTATAGATATTCTCATTTACACAAGGATGAAATTGAAAAACAAATTCAGAGCCTAATGCAACAAGGGGTGGTGAGAAACAACACCGGCGCTTTCTCTAGTCCCGTCATTTTGGTCAAGAAGAAGGATCAATCTTGGCGGATGCGTTTAGATTATCGGGCACTCAACAAGGTAACAATTCAAGACAAGTACCCTACTCTTGTTGTAGATGAATTGTTAGATGAGTTACATGGTTGTAGTTATTTCTCTAAGCTCGATCTCAAATCTGGTTATCATCAAATCCGTATGAAGGAATAG